From Rhodoferax sp. AJA081-3, the proteins below share one genomic window:
- a CDS encoding ribonucleoside-diphosphate reductase subunit alpha, whose translation MQSVSSTTPLAPTALLSSHSDTVAEGGSINHLAHYQIIRRNGAVVPFEPNKIAVAMMKAFLAVHGTQGAASASVREVVEALTQQVIRALVRSRPGGGTFHIEDVQDHAELGLMRGGHHEIARAYVLYRERRAQERAKHVAEVAPPAPVLHAIDNGQRIVLDLNQLRSLIETACSGLGADVKAEPILAETMRNLYDGVPMDEVYKASILAARTLIEKDPDYTYATARLLFHTISREVLGRDVAPADMAGAYTDYFPGFIKRGVNAELLDERLMQFDLPRLGAALKAERDMQFDYLGLQTLYDRYFLHEGKTRIELPQAFFMRVAMGLSLNEIDREARAIEFYEVLSRFDFMSSTPTLFNSGTLRSQLSSCYLTTVPDDLDGIYESIKENALLSKFAGGLGNDWTRVRALGAHIKGTNGESQGVVPFLKVVNDTAVAVNQGGKRKGAVCTYLETWHLDIEEFLELRKNTGDDRRRTHDMNTANWIPDLFMRRVMEKGTWTLFSPNNVPDLHDLFGAEFEKAYVAYEEKAARGEIKPARTIQASDLWRKMLTMLFETGHPWITFKDACNVRSPQQHAGVVHSSNLCTEITLNTSDTETAVCNLGSVNLRQHLKDGKLDHDKLKRTISTAMRMLDNVIDINYYAVKKARDSNMRHRPVGLGVMAFQDSLYELRIPYASETAVQFADESMEAICYYAYWASTELAKERGKYSTYRGSLWDKGVLPLDTLDMLASARGGYVDVDRSATLDWNALRNKIAQDGMRNSNCVAIAPTATISNIIGVDASIEPSFGNLSVKSNLSGEFTVINGYLVKDLKRLGLWDDVMVMDLKHFDGSLGPIDRVPTEVKQLYATAFEVETQWLVEAAARRQKWIDQAQSLNIYMAGASGKKLDETYKLAWLRGLKTTYYLRTMSATHAEKSTVTAGKMNAVSSGNDAKGSMRSSSALEAAAAAAQMQMEMATNAATDIRFCGVDDPTCESCQ comes from the coding sequence ATGCAATCTGTTTCAAGCACCACCCCACTGGCACCTACCGCCCTACTGTCATCACACAGCGACACGGTTGCAGAAGGCGGCAGCATCAACCATCTGGCCCACTACCAGATCATTCGCCGCAATGGCGCGGTGGTGCCCTTCGAACCCAACAAGATCGCCGTGGCGATGATGAAGGCCTTCCTGGCCGTGCATGGCACCCAGGGCGCCGCGTCTGCCAGCGTACGCGAAGTGGTCGAAGCCTTGACCCAGCAGGTCATCCGCGCGCTGGTGCGCTCGCGCCCAGGCGGCGGCACCTTCCATATTGAGGACGTACAAGACCACGCAGAGCTCGGATTGATGCGCGGCGGCCACCACGAGATCGCACGGGCTTATGTGTTGTACCGCGAGCGCCGTGCCCAGGAGCGCGCCAAACACGTGGCCGAAGTAGCCCCTCCCGCACCGGTGCTGCACGCCATCGACAACGGCCAACGCATCGTGCTGGACCTGAACCAGCTCAGGAGCCTGATCGAAACCGCCTGCTCCGGCCTGGGTGCCGATGTCAAGGCAGAGCCCATTCTGGCCGAGACCATGCGCAATCTGTATGACGGTGTGCCCATGGACGAGGTTTACAAGGCCTCCATCCTGGCGGCCCGCACGCTGATCGAAAAGGACCCTGACTACACCTACGCAACCGCACGCCTGCTGTTCCATACGATTTCCCGCGAAGTGCTGGGGCGTGACGTGGCACCTGCAGATATGGCGGGCGCCTATACCGACTACTTCCCTGGCTTCATCAAGCGCGGCGTGAACGCCGAGCTGCTGGACGAGCGGCTGATGCAGTTCGACCTGCCCCGCCTGGGCGCGGCCCTGAAAGCAGAACGTGACATGCAGTTTGACTATCTGGGCCTGCAGACCCTGTATGACCGTTACTTCCTGCACGAAGGCAAGACCCGCATCGAGCTGCCCCAGGCCTTCTTCATGCGGGTAGCCATGGGCCTGTCGTTGAACGAGATCGACCGCGAAGCCCGCGCCATCGAGTTCTACGAAGTGTTATCGCGCTTCGACTTCATGTCCAGCACACCGACGCTGTTCAACAGTGGCACGCTGCGCTCGCAACTCTCCAGCTGCTACCTGACCACCGTGCCGGACGATCTGGACGGTATTTACGAGTCCATCAAGGAAAACGCCTTGTTGTCCAAATTTGCGGGCGGCCTGGGCAATGACTGGACACGCGTACGTGCACTGGGCGCCCATATCAAGGGCACAAATGGCGAGTCGCAAGGCGTCGTGCCTTTCCTGAAGGTCGTCAACGACACGGCCGTCGCGGTCAACCAAGGCGGCAAACGCAAAGGCGCGGTCTGCACCTACCTGGAAACCTGGCACCTGGATATTGAAGAGTTTCTGGAGCTGCGCAAGAACACCGGTGATGACCGCCGCCGCACCCACGACATGAACACCGCTAACTGGATCCCCGATCTGTTCATGCGCCGCGTCATGGAAAAGGGCACCTGGACCCTGTTCTCCCCCAACAACGTGCCCGATCTGCACGATCTGTTCGGCGCCGAGTTCGAAAAGGCCTATGTGGCCTACGAAGAAAAGGCGGCACGTGGTGAGATCAAACCCGCCCGCACCATCCAGGCCAGCGATCTGTGGCGCAAGATGCTAACGATGTTGTTCGAGACTGGCCACCCCTGGATCACGTTCAAGGATGCCTGCAATGTGCGCTCGCCCCAGCAGCACGCTGGCGTCGTGCACTCCAGCAACCTGTGCACCGAGATCACGCTGAACACTTCAGACACCGAAACCGCCGTCTGCAACCTGGGCTCCGTCAACCTGCGCCAGCATTTGAAGGATGGCAAGCTGGACCACGACAAGCTCAAGCGCACCATCAGCACAGCCATGCGCATGTTGGACAACGTCATCGACATCAACTACTACGCGGTCAAGAAGGCGCGCGACTCCAATATGCGCCACCGTCCGGTGGGTCTGGGTGTCATGGCCTTCCAGGACAGCCTGTACGAACTGCGCATTCCTTACGCCAGCGAAACCGCCGTGCAGTTTGCCGACGAATCCATGGAAGCCATCTGTTACTACGCCTACTGGGCGTCGACTGAACTGGCCAAGGAACGTGGCAAGTACTCCACCTACCGCGGCTCCTTGTGGGACAAGGGTGTGTTGCCGCTGGACACACTGGATATGCTGGCCTCGGCACGAGGAGGTTATGTGGACGTGGACCGCTCCGCCACGCTGGACTGGAATGCCCTGCGCAACAAGATCGCCCAGGACGGCATGCGCAATTCCAACTGCGTGGCCATTGCGCCTACCGCCACCATTTCCAACATCATTGGTGTGGATGCATCCATCGAGCCCAGCTTTGGCAACCTGTCGGTCAAGTCCAACCTGTCCGGCGAGTTCACCGTTATCAACGGCTACCTGGTCAAGGACCTGAAGCGCCTGGGCCTGTGGGACGACGTGATGGTGATGGACCTGAAACACTTCGACGGCTCACTCGGTCCCATCGACCGCGTGCCCACCGAAGTCAAACAGCTCTACGCCACCGCCTTCGAGGTCGAGACACAGTGGCTGGTCGAAGCCGCTGCGCGCCGCCAGAAGTGGATTGACCAGGCGCAATCGCTGAACATCTACATGGCCGGTGCATCAGGCAAAAAGCTGGACGAGACCTACAAGCTGGCCTGGCTGCGTGGCCTGAAGACCACCTATTACCTGCGCACGATGTCGGCCACACACGCCGAAAAATCGACCGTCACTGCGGGCAAGATGAACGCTGTTTCCTCAGGCAACGATGCCAAGGGTTCTATGCGATCGTCGAGTGCGTTGGAGGCTGCGGCAGCCGCTGCACAAATGCAAATGGAGATGGCCACGAACGCTGCGACCGACATCAGATTTTGCGGCGTCGACGATCCAACATGCGAGTCTTGCCAATAA